The DNA region GCCGTTCCTCTGGAAGAAGCAAATACAGATAATCCAATTGTTGCCGCAATGCTTGAATACGGGATTTCCCATCATATGCTTGTCGGGACTGGAAAACTGATTCGTGACTGGGAACCTGTTACTCCGTATATCATGGATAAAATTGCAGAAGTGATGTCGTCAGAAATACTGCGTCTGACCGAGGGGAAATAATGCCGACGATATCGACTGCCGAATGCTTTACCCACGGAAAAGTTGCAAATGAGCTCCATGCATTTGCCCGCGGGTATCCGCATGAATATCTCTTTTCTATAGATAGGAAAAAAGTTGATATTTCCGTTGTGGCCGGGATGTTTATTCCAACACTTACAGGTGTCAGAACTCTTCTGCATTTTGAGCCGCTGGAACCGCGGTTGGTTATAGACACGGTGAAAGTTTATGAACAGGATCAGGATTGTATTATGGCATGCCGGATGGCGGAGGCCGTTATGCGGGTGACCGGGGCAGATATTGGTATAGGAACTACTGCAGGCATCGGGAAAGGCGCAGTGGCAATAGCCTCTCAGGATAAAATCTATTCCAAAGTCACAAGAATTGATGCAGATTTCAGGACTTCAGATGCAAAAAAACTGATGCAGCGTGAAAAGTCAGGTGTTTTTACTGCACTGCGTTTGTTTGAGGAATTTTTGTTGGAGGGGGAGTTCCCCGATAGTTATAATAAATACATATAATTAGTAACACAAATTGCTATTAATATTAATATTATAACTACATTAATCATATTGATTTTAACATATTTAGAAAGATTTATTACGAATATTATTAAATACACTATTGTTGTCACATATTGATGGCAGTACAAACTGGAGATTACATACATGAAAGTAGCAATTTTAGGAGCAGGATGCTATAGAACGCATGCGGCAGCAGGAATTACAA from Methanocorpusculum labreanum Z includes:
- a CDS encoding UPF0254 family protein; the protein is MPTISTAECFTHGKVANELHAFARGYPHEYLFSIDRKKVDISVVAGMFIPTLTGVRTLLHFEPLEPRLVIDTVKVYEQDQDCIMACRMAEAVMRVTGADIGIGTTAGIGKGAVAIASQDKIYSKVTRIDADFRTSDAKKLMQREKSGVFTALRLFEEFLLEGEFPDSYNKYI